In a genomic window of Cuculus canorus isolate bCucCan1 chromosome Z, bCucCan1.pri, whole genome shotgun sequence:
- the LOC128850378 gene encoding translation initiation factor IF-2-like yields MAPAAAGRCHTTVLAANCPTHPVFTPRAPRGQERRHSVDAFPSLPQAGAGRGAAQCLRRGGILRRRCPLLLLLRGRTGRTYASQRPAAAGCDGTRRGRREYHPAAGLNNPPFGLSSCRCNCKAENPVRRLLLSPLLPAAKRGKSRRRKRDGVSAAGPSQARWARESLRGRLPCFRASSRETPSSNGTTASLLQAAAHRGAARLTTVPQAPYIATASSVAASSSSSSSSPTSSALPAAPRRIAIKFSPAEDSEPERPETPPTSFPSPPPAPTEGTGKPGQPRGRRLAGQESGRSRTENTALARPAYISTRFHALPANQRLAPPTPPRRQGRGEEATAPVVQLPSSVTTWGYDAPRPHGPIATGQGLPPLSLSLETVSGSAAGALLASQ; encoded by the exons ATGGCTCCAGCGGCGGCGGGGCGCTGTCACACCACGGTTCTCGCAGCGAACTGCCCCACACACCCCGTCTTCACACCCAGGGCACCGAGGGGGCAGGAGCGGCGACACTCAGTGGACGCCTTCCCTTCGCTGCCGCAAGCAGGAGCGGGACGAGGCGCCGCTCAGTGCCTCCGCCGCGGGGGCATCCTCCGGCGGCGGTGTCCTTTGTTGCTGTTGCTCCGAGGGCGGACGGGCCGCACTTACGCTTCTCAACGCCCAGCAGCGGCGGGATGCGACGGGACCCGACGGGGCCGTAGGGAATACCACCCCGCCGCGGGACTGAATAATCCCCCTTTCGGACTCTCCAGTTGCCGATGCAATTGTAAGGCCGAAAACCCTGTACGAAGGCTACTCCTCTCCCcactcctgcctgctgccaagAGGGGAAAATCCAGGAGGAGGAAGCGGGACGGGGTGTCAGCGGCGGGACCGTCGCAAGCCAGGTGGGCGAGGGAAAGTCTGCGAGGAAGACTGCCCTGCTTCCGGGCGTCGTC ACGGGAAACTCCTTCTAGCAACGGCACCACTGCAAGCCTACTCCAGGCGGCCGCGCATCGGGGAGCTGCGCGGCTCACCACGGTCCCCCAAGCCCCGTACATCGCGACGGCATCATCAGTAGcagcatcctcatcctcatcgTCGTCGTCCCCCACCTCGTCCGCGCTGCCCGCCGCTCCTCGCCGAATCGCGATAAAGTTCTCCCCAGCTGAAGACTCCGAACCCGAGCGGCCGGAAACGCCGCCgacctccttcccttcccccccccccgcgccgaCCGAGGGAACGGGGAAGCCCGGGCAGCCCCGCGGGAGGCGCTTAGCGGGACAGGAGAGCGGCCGGAGCCGAACTGAAAACACCGCCCTCGCCCGCCCCGCTTACATTAGCACGCGGTTTCACGCTCTGCCAGCTAACCAGCGCCTGGCCCCGCCCACCCCGCCGCGCCggcaggggagaggagaggaggccACCGCCCCCGTCGTCCAATTGCCATCCTCAGTGACAACGTGGGGCTATGATGCGCCCCGGCCCCATGGACCAATAGCAACAGGCCAAGGCCTACCTCCTCTCAGCCTTTCGCTGGAAACCGTTTCTGGCTCTGCGGCAGGAGCGCTCCTGGCTAGCCAATAG